The Pseudomonadota bacterium genome contains the following window.
AACAACTCAACAGAATGACATGAAATGATTTTCCTGATTTTTTCTTAGTTCGGCCAACGGCATTGAAGAACGGTTTCATTGCGAGGGCAGTATCGAGCAAAAATACTCATTACTGCTTTAATCTGAACTCTATCGGTAATTGAACTACCATCAATCTGTTATATTTATTCTGGAATGCTGTAACCCTTGTTAATGCATCCTTTGCTGCCTCATCGAGCATTTGAATGCCTGAGCTCTTAACAATTTTTACATCACGAACCGATCCTGATTCATTTATAATAAAAGAAAGTATAACCTTCCCTTCCCAACCAAAACGCCTTGCTTTTTCAGGGTATTTCAAATTTTTCATGACCGCTTCCCGAACATATCCATAATCGTAAGCCTTTCCTCCCCCTCCCTGACCCGGCAAACCAGAGCTGCCTCCATCCGTTCCTTCAGCAGAGTCAATAGCACCGGTTCCTGTTTTTCCG
Protein-coding sequences here:
- a CDS encoding energy transducer TonB; translated protein: MEYISIDLGMIQATEMSGEAKIRDKGKGSRVKGEKTSAKAEGVKTESAEVHSVDNPGGNKPFSINNTIDEKDKDKKGMQTETVSLNAFSSLTGSGAHKGGKTGTGAIDSAEGTDGGSSGLPGQGGGGKAYDYGYVREAVMKNLKYPEKARRFGWEGKVILSFIINESGSVRDVKIVKSSGIQMLDEAAKDALTRVTAFQNKYNRLMVVQLPIEFRLKQ